ATATTTTTGTTATTTGCTATTTCAGGATTGGCACCGATTCTCCGAAGATATGATACAGCTGCCATACGTCCATTCATAGCTGCACAGGACAGGGGAGTTCCGCCTGAAAAATACATCACCAGAAAATACAATTACACGTTTACACATTTACTCATACTTGATTTCCCCAAAATAACGACCTTAACTTCAACTTCTACTCACACCAACGTTTCTTACCGTTATTAACTTTTTAGAGAACACATAACATAACTAATACAACAATGGAGTcaaggaaaagaaaacaaaagtgaCCAATTAAAAGTATAGTTGGCTATCACCACCATCCCACCAGAAACAACCAGCACCACCAACACAAACATCCATCCTTACCCACCACAAACACCAAAACCTCACAAACAACCACCACGACGACGACACAAGGATGGTTggccaccaccaccacaccaACCACCAAGACAAACCTTACACCACCAGAGAcaacaaaaatacaaaattttaaaattaaatcTGGTACAAGGATTGACAAGTTACAAGGATATGGCTGGGCTAACAGCCTAGCACCACCGCCTCACCAACCACAACCACCCACCAGCACCATGCACACCAACATAACCAACCATCACCACCAGCCCACAAAAGACATCTACAACCACCACTGCTCCCAACACCTTACAAACAACCACCATTGGTGACAAGGATAATAAACCAGCCACCAAAACCATCCtacaccaccactaccaacaaCAACACACTTTTTATTCTCTTGGAACTAAATCGGGTGCACTCATTGAATAGTTACAAGGATATCTGGGCTACAAAGTACAAACTATCACCCCCATCATACTAGGCACTACATATGCCAACACAACCAATCACCACCACTAGGACACAAAAAACAACCAGAACCACatgcaaccaccaccaccaacaacaacagtagGGATTCTTGGGTCgtgcaccaccaacaacaaccaaccAACAACCACCCTATGATTCTCCTAGAACTAAATCCGGTACTAACATAAACTGTCTGTAACTACAATTACAAGGAATCAAAACAAAATAATCGAATTTAAATAAATACCCCCAATAAATTACTTAAATTAAtagcacctgaattatctttaACATCTATATCATCAATAAGTTTAATCTCTTCAATTAAGTACTTGAGAACATCTAATTTCCCTCCAGCAGCAGCATGATGAAGAGCACAtctaccatcttcatctttagtaTTCCTAAATACTGTTGCTAATCCATCTCCATCTACACTGTCTACTTCTGACGCACTTTCTAATCACCACCAAGAAAATCAAAGATCATCATAAACATCATCGCAGTTAGCCATAGAAAAACTCACGAAAAATCCGGGGAAAAAAAAGTATCAAGAAAATGTTACTTACTTTTGAGTCGTTCGAGATCGCCTTCAAAAGCAGCATTGAGAAGGATCGTCCCTGCAAAGAAGCACTGTGATTAGTTTtctaaaaaagaagaaggaaaatctGTGAGAGGAAATTAGGTATCGATACGAACTTGGTTTCAGAGGAGAATTCTCCATTGTTAGAGAAGATGACGAgggttttttttggggggggggggggggggggagaatgGCGGAGTGGGATTTGATAAAGGGCGCGTTATGAGTTTGACGAAGCGGTTGACCGGTGAGTTTAAATAGGTCCCTAAGTCCCAACCTAGTCACGCATGCACTAATTAATGAGTGGATGGGACCCCTTCCCTTCCTCACACGGTATCTTCCCTGGATTTTCTCCCGGTATACTAATCATTTTCGCTAATTAATGCCCGCGCCGGTTACAACTTACAAGCGTCGAATAGACGTGGGCCAATTTCCTCATTTCAAGTGTAGATCCTATGTTCCAAGCTCCGTTAAAATTCGCAAAGGTACGTTAAAATTTGCGAAGGTACAAAATTTTAGCTACTGTTTTTCGCGATGAACTGGGAGTAGGACATTTGAGGAGAAGAAAAACAGAAATGTAATGGCAAGAAAGAGGTGCTGGAAAGAGGACGAGGTGTTGGAAGGAGGTTCTGCAacagaaatataaaaagaatttcAGGAATTTTATCAACGGGTGGAAGTTATACTTGGACAAACTCACAAAACCTACCAGTTCTTGTGAGATTGGACAGATTTGTTTTCTCTACAGAATGGGAGGAAAGATGTCATTCTTTAGTTCAATATAGAATGAAACGGCCAGTGTCAGATTATGCACCAATTCTAATAAGTTGTAACAATGGTATTGTTTCTAAATCTTCTTTTAAATTTGATAATTATTGCTTGGATCATCCTGGATTTCTAAACAATATGAAAATTTGGTGGGAGAATTTGACTTTTGTTGGCAGTCTTGGTTTTGTTCTTGCTAAGAAACTTTAGAGACTTAAGATTTTTATAAAGAAGTGGGGGAGAGAAACATTTGGTTCTTTACAAGCTCAAGTTGATAAGCTTGAGACACTTATAGATGTATATGATAGTTTGgagtaggggtgtcaacgggtccgggtcctcccgggtatcactagacccggacccggaccctacttataaaggtcgggtccggttcctaaatttgtggacccagaactggacccgtttaaatacccgggtacccgtcggttccgggtacccattgggtctaaagaaaactatttaaaaaatctcaaaaacttaatatatttctctttttagcttggatttaagtaatttttataaaaaattattattatttcttatgaatgtactaaataaagattaaatgtaagagaaaaaatttaaatgagtagaatatcaaagctaaaagtagaaaaaatacttataattttgctaaaaacatgactaaaagtatgaataaacgggtacccgatacccgcgggtacccaacgggtattatccgtttggacccgtttagattcgggtcaaatcgggtaattacccgtcgggtcctaagtagctaatgggttcaactttaggacccggaaccggacccaaatctACCGAATCTGATTCCgagtaatgggtacccattaatAACCCTAGTTTGGAGGAAATAAAAAGTATTTGTGTCATTGTGGTGCGTATCATGTGTCGGACTTGGTGAACACACAAGTTATGCTGCTCTATTCATTCGGATTGATTCCAACTCCTTCAGTTATGGTCAGTGGCGGGCCAGACTTTGTGAATGAGGGGGACTAAAAAGATTTTTTTATAAATGTGTGCACTTTGTCGGCTAAATTTTCAAAACTAAGTGAACTAAATGTAAAATCTGTTATAAATTTAAGGGATATTTTATGGTTTTGGTGATTTTAGGGGGCTAGAGCCGGGGTTAGTCCATCCTTGGCTTCGCCCCCGGTTATGGTGTCAAATGGGTTCTTTAATCTTCGGCCCTTAGCCTCCTCATGGTTATACACTACTCCCCTTGTTACATTATTAAACAGTTCAGAACGAGGAGGATCAACAAGGAAGCTCTTAATTTTTGGATTTCTTGTTAAatcgaaagaaaaagacaaacttAACCCGTATGTCCACTAAGCAAATGCCTTTTCAAAATAAACGGAGCAATATACCTGAAAAACGGAAATGCTAGTTGGCTCCCTATTCTCCACCCGTTTGTTTCCAGATCTCTGGCCCAGTTCTTCCAGATCTCTGGCCCAGTTCCTTCATAGTGGGCTCGAAAGTTGGCAAGGTTCCCAAATTGATCAGCCAAGAACCCCCTTTACAATCATTAGACGAAACAAAAAGTGGATTCTGATGGTCTTGTAATATGTGACCATTGGCTTTCCCCAAGTCTTCAGCACCAAGTTGATTAACTTTTTGCTGTtttgatgccaattctttggccTCCTCTGCTCTTCTCCTTGAAATATTGACATAGTGGTCTTTATGTGTAATTGATACAGGCCTCACTCTTTCAACAGTAGCACCAAGAGCTTCCAATATTTGAGCCTATTGTAAGTTACTGAAGCTATATATGAAACTGAAAGAAGAAAACTACTTCCAACACTTTGCGGTTAATGGATTGGGttgatttctttcttttcttttcctttttttttttaagttttttgtttTAAGTTGTTCAAATTAAATTGTATTCTCTATGAAGATTACCTGACCCAATTACTTTCAACCATTTTCACCAAAAGTTAGTATCAACTATTCTCTATATTAGTAGGCAGTACATAACATGAAACTGAGTGGATCCACTGCCATAATGTGTCTTCCTAAGTTTAACATCTGTCATctcacaaaaataataataaccaacGACTTCGACTATGAAAGGTTGTAGCTATGTCTGCAGCTTCTCCACCATTCATCGATCTGGGACGTGCCAATCAAGATTTTACATGAAAGCAAACTTCCAGTGAAAAAAAATCTCCCCCATGCTGAAGGAATCAGCGAATACAAATGAAATCCAATCCAGTTGCAGAGGGTGTCAAACCATACTGAGAGAGATACTGAGCATTATAAAACTTACTCAAATGCCTCATCCCAGTATCACATAAAATCGTCACGATTGTGTGACCAGGACCCATTTTCTTTGCAGCTTTAACAGCTCCAACACAGTTCAAGGCTGAAGAACTTCCAACGAATAATCCATCATTCTTCAAAAGAAACCTGGTACAATTCATTAAAAGAATACAAGGAGATCAGAGTGTTTCATGCAAGGCTGTTCTATAGGTCCGACAGGGCGCACGATTGTTAAAGTAAGGTTGAGATCCATTAAGGCTGTTTATGCAAGGGCCTGAAAGAATCTCAATCAAGCAGGGCCTCTTTAGTGACACAAACAACTACGTACATGCCTACCTAACCCACCTAAGCGAGACCAAGACAGATCCTGTTACCCGGGAATGGTACTAAACCAGATAGGTATATCAGTGAAACAAAACAGCTTTACAGTGTACTGAAGGAAAGAGTGGTACAACCAAACTTACCTGGACATTTCAATTGCTTCCATATCTGTAAATCGAAAAGCTCCATCAAGTTTTGCCATCATAAAATTCTTCGATAGACGGTTGAAACCAACTCCTTCAGTTATGGTGTCAAATGGGTTCTTTAATCTTCGGCCCTCAGCCTCCTCATGGGTATACATTACTCCTCTTGTTACTTTATTAAACAGTCCAGAACCAGGAGGATCAACAAGAAAGCTCTTAATTTTTGGATTCTTTAAAGACGGACTTAACCCGCATGTCCACTAAGTTGATGCCTTTCCAAATAACCGAAGCAGTATACCTGAAGAAACAGGGAAACACCAGCAACTGTGCCACCAGTACCTGCAGCTGCCACGAAGGCATCCCATTTGCCACTTGTTTGTTCCCAGATCTCTGGCCCAGTTCCTTCATAGTGGGCTCGAAAGTTGGCAAGGTTCCCAAATTGATCAGCAAAGAAACTCCCTTTACAATCATTAGAGAAAACAAAAAGTGGATTCTGATGGTCTTGTTATATGTGACCATTGGCTTTCCCCAAGTCTTCAGCACCAAGTTGATTAACTTTTTGCTGTTTTCATGCCAATTCTTTGGCTTCCTCTGCTCTTCTCCTTGCAATATTGACGTAGTGGTCTTTATGTGTAATTGATACAGGCCTCACTCTTTCCACAGTAGCACCAAGAGCTTCCAATATTTGAGCCTATAGCAAATTTAACATATAGAAAATAAACCTGTTACTGAAGCTATGGaattgaaagaacaaaactatCATTTGATAAGTCGTAGTAGGCACATGGTTATACCCTACGACCATTAGCATGATTTGTAGACATGACATTTGAGCAAAAGTTTACTGTCCTGGATAAACAAAGGATGTTTACGTGCATTAGGGAGATTGAATAGTATTTCTCCGTACCCTCATTCATGCTAATGTTTCAATGAAAATCATACACTGCTTACTAGTAGAAACACAAATCTCGAAGGAAGACCAAGGCACACCCTAAACAAGTAGGTAATCAAAGAAACAAATGCAAACTACGTGGAGAAGATTCATTTTATCAATCCTCAAATCAAAACATTTTTATGGAGAACAAGCTTAACAACTATCAAAGTTCCTGAAAGGCAATACCACATAACAATTTAATGTTCTTATTCAATCAGGTGTTCCAATATCCCCCTCCAGTCTGTAGATTGATTGCAGCACGCGAGCAGTTTTAGAGCTTTACGGCTGCAATTTTAAGTATGAGTGACTAGTCTGAGCAGTTCCCATCATTCACACCAACTATCGTGTAGTTAATGATTGGTGAAGGAATGTGGATAGATTATATATTGGGACTGGATTTCAGAATTGAGTAGCAACTGGTACTAGTTTTTCAGAATTCAGATTCAACGAAATGTAGTTTATATAAGGAAGAAATATAATGATCATGTATATGGTTTCATTACCTGATC
The sequence above is a segment of the Papaver somniferum cultivar HN1 unplaced genomic scaffold, ASM357369v1 unplaced-scaffold_125, whole genome shotgun sequence genome. Coding sequences within it:
- the LOC113331220 gene encoding 26S proteasome non-ATPase regulatory subunit 10-like; amino-acid sequence: MENSPLKPRTILLNAAFEGDLERLKKSASEVDSVDGDGLATVFRNTKDEDGRCALHHAAAGGKLDVLKYLIEEIKLIDDIDVKDNSGGTPLSCAAMNGRMAAVSYLRRIGANPEIANNKNITPLHHDAMNGSLFLYN